One Kitasatospora sp. NBC_01266 genomic window carries:
- a CDS encoding muconolactone Delta-isomerase family protein, whose amino-acid sequence MDFLVRIDGSRVFELPADERNAVVQREHTHAHELQATGVLRHIWRLPGQRGNIGIWSAADADALENVLTGLPIRPYAEIEVTALATHPLTLEAAAARG is encoded by the coding sequence ATGGATTTCCTGGTACGCATCGACGGCTCCCGCGTCTTCGAACTTCCGGCCGACGAACGGAACGCCGTGGTCCAGCGAGAGCACACCCACGCGCACGAACTCCAGGCGACCGGCGTGCTGCGGCACATCTGGCGACTCCCCGGCCAGCGCGGCAACATCGGCATCTGGTCGGCCGCGGACGCGGACGCGCTGGAGAACGTGCTGACCGGCCTGCCGATCCGCCCCTACGCGGAGATCGAGGTGACCGCGCTGGCGACCCACCCGCTGACCCTGGAGGCGGCGGCCGCCCGCGGCTGA